The nucleotide sequence TTACTTGAGGGTTCAAACTGAAAGGACTACGGTTAACTTTTGGATTACAAGACTATTCAGTCTCTTCCAGCACTGACAACATAGCAAATTGTGGTTGAAAACTGTGGTATATAATTTGAGGGACAAGTTTTGGCCAACAAACCTAAATCTTCATAAATAGTCTAGGAAGCTTTCTTATACTTTTAGgcaactggcccatctagtccagtacagCCTACTCTAAATGTCAGCAACAAGGTTTCTAGCTGAGGTCTTTCGTAGCTCTGTTACCAGAGAGATTCTTcatgtggagatgccaggaactgaaccttttgcatacaaagtatgtgctctgctaTGCAGGCAATGGACTTTTCCACAGAACTCATCCATATACCAAGGTGGAAAGTTCACAGGTGTGGAATAGCCAGGTGGCATGAGGAAGACCTCCAATTACAAAAGCAATTTACAAATTAACAGCTTCAGACAGAGTTCTGCTGGGTACCAAAACCCATCGTACCACTCAGCATTCATCTTCAAAGTGCTTTATAGCTGTTAAGTGATTGTATCATTCCTGGGAGGTAGACAAGAATCACATTCCGACTTTATATGTTGAAAAATAGAGATTAAAGCAGCTTATCCAAAAATTCAAGAAAAGCAAAGAGCATTTGTAACAACACAAGAAGTTCTAATTTGCATCACTTCTTAGAAAGCTGTGTATACCAAGTCAGATGGTTAGTctctctagctcagtgctgtctactccATGGGTAGCCAACgaagtgccctccaggtgttttggactactgcTCCTATCATCCCCGATCATTctttatgctggctggggctgataggagctgtagtagtccatacctggagggcaccatgttagctattcCTCATCTACACCAACTGGTCTGAGACACCTGAGTCCtgcctggagacgccagggactCAAAATGGTACATTCTGTATGCTGCACATGTGGTCtatcactaagctatggcccttcccttcttGGAATCAGAGCATTCCCCTTCCCTCCTTAGAATTATTAGGATTTCTTCTTTCCCTCCAACCCAGTGTACAATTTAATggagactgaaaatgacaacaGAAAAAGTCTGAGAGCTACTTCTGTCTGAGTAACAGTTGGAAAAAACATTTATAACAGAGAAGAAGTATTGTTAAATAACTGTACACCTTGGAAGTGAAGATCAGGCTATTGCACCCATCCTGAGAGGCAAGCAGGTAACAAACTTTgcttaataaataaaaaggcatgcTGTAGCAGCAACAGTCATGTGGACAGAGAAATCAGTTCACCTCATTCGTGTGATTCTACTGCCACACCTACATGTGCATGTCTAATAGTGCGGCCATGGAGTTTATAGCCGTCCAGAGTCACTAATGCCACAGTGCCTGGCTGCATTTCCTCTGCTGGCACATGACACACTATTTCATGATCATAGGGGTCATATTTGCCACCAATGGGGTTCATTTTTTGTAAGCCATGCTTTGCAAATATGCTTTGCAGTTTGGACTCTATGAAGGATAAGCCTTCACAGATCTTCTTCAGAGTCAGAGTTGGGTCATTGTGTTCTCCTTCTACAGCATTCTCAGTGGTCTTCTCCAAGATATCTGCCACCTCTACCAGATCTCTACAGAAACTTTGGATGCCTGCAGATATACAAATAAGAAAGGTTAGGACAATGATTGTTCAAGGAGCAGACACCACTACGTTACAGTCACAGTCCTTATAACAGACTCTAAAAAAATTCAGCGAATACTGCCACTGGGCTTTAGGGGCAGCAATAAATATTGCAATGCATTTTTTATAGAACAGTTTCAACATGCTGAAAAGGTAGTGAATAATATTTCTTTTATTGCTTAGGCTTCattcaaacttttttttaccttAATAGCTATACTGCCATTTTAATTACTGTTATGTGTTATTTGTTCATGGATTTTATTTGCAACATAAACCACCCTGAGATAAATATtttgaagggcagcatataaataccctgcataaataaacaaaacatacTATGTAGGCAGGTAGGAAGTGGTGTAGCAAGCTCTGCTTCTGCATGATACTGGCACCTTTTCTACTTACCAAAAATCTTAGCATCCTCTACAAACTTTTGCGTCCTCCGCCTAACATTTTCAGAATCTGTCAGGGCTCTCTGGTATCGTTCCTGCACACACAGCAAGAAGCAGGGTCAGACACAAGACC is from Rhineura floridana isolate rRhiFlo1 chromosome 3, rRhiFlo1.hap2, whole genome shotgun sequence and encodes:
- the GRPEL2 gene encoding grpE protein homolog 2, mitochondrial — its product is MAAGGSVWSARQCFNSLQFRYNRGLLFAFSTAAQQRSTGDDCGPEEPPDEPRHLLNENSLEHKAIKLEEQVRVLTERYQRALTDSENVRRRTQKFVEDAKIFGIQSFCRDLVEVADILEKTTENAVEGEHNDPTLTLKKICEGLSFIESKLQSIFAKHGLQKMNPIGGKYDPYDHEIVCHVPAEEMQPGTVALVTLDGYKLHGRTIRHAHVGVAVESHE